A genomic window from Cupriavidus basilensis includes:
- a CDS encoding long-chain fatty acid--CoA ligase, with protein MQTPQPARPHFQFWPKRAPTKIVLPETSLWYNLVVSAHRYADKAAIRYFGNAITFRALEAQASAMAGWLQQKAGVKKGDRVLLYMQNCPQFIIAYYAILRADAVVVPVNPMNRTEEFKHYITDAQASVAICSADLAMGAEQANNELPPEQRLQHLLVTQYSDALPASYENPEDAPGAWLTTQHPLPAGATPWADALAAQLVPGPHTAGPDDMAVMPYTSGTTGFPKGCIHTHRSVMHNAIGGGIWSGSGAESTILAVLPLFHVTGMQYGMNGPIYSGATVVMLPRWDREVAGRLISRFQITHWTNIPTMVIDFLGSPNLDQFDLSSLRYIGGGGAAMPQAVAQRLKQQFGLNYVEGYGLSETMAPTHSNPVDRPKLQCLGVPTFNTDARVIDPVTLKEVALNETGEIIVCGPQVFKGYWGKPDATRDAFIEFDGKTYFRTGDLGRMDEEGYYFITDRLKRMINASGFKVWPAEVENLLYKHPDVQEACIIGTRDAYRGETVKAVVVLKTHAKGKTTPEEIIEWAKENMAAYKYPRVVEFVDALPKSGTGKVMWRALQESENARSAESKPAA; from the coding sequence ATGCAGACCCCCCAGCCCGCGCGCCCGCATTTCCAGTTCTGGCCCAAGCGCGCGCCCACCAAGATCGTGCTGCCGGAGACGTCGCTCTGGTACAACCTGGTGGTCTCCGCCCATCGCTACGCCGACAAGGCGGCCATCCGGTATTTCGGCAACGCCATCACCTTCCGGGCGCTGGAAGCCCAGGCCAGCGCCATGGCGGGCTGGCTGCAGCAAAAGGCCGGCGTGAAGAAGGGCGACCGGGTGCTGCTGTATATGCAGAACTGCCCGCAGTTCATCATTGCCTATTACGCGATCCTGCGCGCGGATGCCGTGGTCGTGCCGGTCAATCCGATGAACAGGACTGAGGAGTTCAAGCACTACATCACTGACGCGCAGGCCAGCGTGGCGATCTGCAGCGCGGATCTGGCCATGGGCGCCGAGCAGGCCAATAACGAGTTGCCGCCCGAGCAGCGCCTGCAGCACCTGCTGGTCACGCAATACAGCGATGCGCTGCCGGCCAGCTACGAGAACCCCGAAGACGCGCCGGGCGCCTGGCTGACCACACAGCATCCGCTGCCGGCCGGCGCCACCCCCTGGGCCGATGCGCTTGCCGCGCAACTGGTGCCTGGGCCGCATACCGCGGGCCCGGACGATATGGCGGTGATGCCCTATACCTCGGGCACCACCGGCTTTCCCAAGGGTTGCATCCACACCCACCGCTCCGTCATGCATAACGCGATCGGCGGCGGCATTTGGAGCGGCAGCGGCGCCGAATCGACGATCCTGGCGGTGCTGCCGCTGTTCCACGTGACCGGCATGCAGTACGGCATGAACGGCCCGATCTACAGCGGCGCTACCGTGGTGATGCTGCCGCGCTGGGACCGCGAAGTCGCGGGCCGGCTGATCTCGCGCTTCCAGATCACGCACTGGACCAATATCCCGACCATGGTGATCGACTTCCTGGGCAGCCCGAACCTGGACCAGTTCGACCTGTCGAGCCTGCGCTATATCGGCGGCGGCGGCGCGGCCATGCCGCAGGCGGTAGCGCAGCGCCTGAAGCAGCAGTTCGGCCTTAACTACGTTGAAGGCTATGGCCTGTCCGAGACCATGGCGCCGACCCACAGCAATCCGGTCGACCGCCCCAAGCTGCAGTGCCTGGGCGTGCCCACCTTCAATACCGACGCGCGCGTGATCGATCCGGTCACGCTCAAGGAAGTGGCGCTCAACGAGACTGGCGAGATCATCGTGTGCGGCCCGCAGGTGTTCAAGGGCTACTGGGGCAAGCCGGATGCCACGCGCGATGCCTTCATCGAGTTCGATGGCAAGACCTACTTCCGCACCGGCGATCTGGGCCGCATGGACGAAGAGGGCTACTACTTCATCACCGACCGGCTCAAGCGCATGATCAACGCGTCGGGCTTCAAGGTGTGGCCGGCAGAGGTGGAGAACCTGCTGTACAAGCATCCCGACGTGCAAGAGGCCTGCATCATCGGCACGCGCGATGCCTATCGGGGCGAAACCGTGAAGGCGGTGGTGGTGCTCAAGACGCATGCCAAGGGCAAGACCACGCCCGAGGAAATCATCGAATGGGCCAAGGAAAACATGGCGGCCTACAAGTACCCTCGCGTGGTGGAGTTTGTCGACGCGCTGCCCAAGTCGGGCACGGGCAAGGTGATGTGGCGCGCGCTGCAGGAAAGCGAGAACGCGCGCAGCGCGGAGTCGAAGCCGGCGGCCTGA
- a CDS encoding DUF1223 domain-containing protein, with translation MHKYLKQSAQADAIAQRAAGPRTPARKSCKPRSWPMRWAPMLMLAALAGPVRAAASAVPAACLHDSPPQRLALIELYTSEGCSSCPPADHWLGTQAARLPASQALALHVDYWDSLGWRDRFASPVFTARQRTLAGAVGSHTVYTPEVFVGAREQRRWHDAGEVAARVAEINAQAPGASLRLGWQALSAGQAQVALNVTPAARSGPLQAYAALVEDGLVSSVKAGENQGATLRHERVVRLWLGPFTVPAEGLAWSGSVPLPTGADPRKLAWVAFAQQPGAEVAQAVLAPRCELPR, from the coding sequence ATGCACAAGTATCTCAAACAATCGGCTCAGGCCGATGCCATCGCGCAACGGGCAGCCGGGCCGCGCACCCCTGCGCGTAAATCCTGCAAGCCCAGATCTTGGCCAATGCGCTGGGCGCCGATGCTGATGCTCGCCGCGCTGGCCGGCCCGGTGCGCGCAGCGGCCAGCGCCGTGCCGGCCGCGTGCCTGCATGACAGCCCACCCCAGCGGCTAGCGCTGATCGAGCTCTACACGTCGGAGGGCTGTAGCAGCTGTCCGCCGGCCGATCACTGGCTCGGCACGCAGGCCGCTCGGTTGCCGGCCTCGCAGGCGCTGGCGCTGCACGTCGACTACTGGGACAGCCTGGGCTGGCGCGACCGCTTTGCCAGCCCGGTGTTCACCGCTCGCCAGCGCACGCTGGCGGGCGCGGTCGGCAGTCATACCGTATATACGCCCGAGGTGTTTGTCGGCGCGCGCGAGCAGCGCCGCTGGCACGACGCAGGCGAGGTCGCGGCGCGCGTCGCCGAGATCAACGCGCAAGCGCCCGGCGCCTCGCTTCGGCTGGGCTGGCAGGCGCTCTCCGCCGGGCAAGCGCAGGTCGCGCTGAACGTGACACCGGCGGCCCGCTCCGGGCCACTGCAGGCCTATGCCGCGCTGGTCGAGGACGGGCTGGTGTCGTCGGTGAAGGCCGGCGAGAATCAAGGCGCCACGCTGCGTCACGAGCGTGTCGTGCGGCTCTGGCTGGGCCCCTTCACGGTGCCGGCCGAGGGGCTGGCCTGGTCGGGCAGCGTGCCGTTGCCAACCGGGGCCGACCCGCGCAAGCTGGCCTGGGTTGCCTTCGCGCAGCAGCCCGGCGCCGAGGTGGCGCAGGCGGTGCTGGCGCCGCGCTGCGAACTGCCCCGGTGA
- a CDS encoding ankyrin repeat domain-containing protein has translation MPRPAARPRRLVLAEVLGLTGLLMGGALLAGPGGSTLAARPAGNGPAQSSPRSHGQGAAGSAAAAHDSVGGLDRNLLAAATLGDLELVKRLLASGASAQAADERGRSALLVAVYSRHTEVAKALVAAGADVNRKDMESNSPFLLAAATGQLELVQQALAHGADLNSTDSYDNTALIAACEHGNTEVVKVLLKAGVAVDHINRQGWTALLETIVMGDGSARYEDTVQLLLDAGADANLADRDGTTPTRHARERSYKTMVKMLVRVRGH, from the coding sequence ATGCCACGCCCTGCTGCCCGCCCCCGCCGACTGGTGCTTGCTGAAGTGCTGGGGCTGACCGGCTTGCTGATGGGCGGCGCGCTGCTGGCCGGCCCCGGCGGATCGACGCTGGCCGCGCGCCCTGCCGGCAACGGCCCGGCCCAGTCATCGCCGCGCTCGCACGGGCAAGGCGCCGCGGGCTCCGCCGCTGCCGCGCACGATAGCGTTGGCGGGCTCGACCGCAATCTCCTTGCCGCGGCAACGCTGGGAGATCTCGAACTGGTCAAGCGCTTGCTGGCTTCGGGCGCTTCCGCCCAGGCCGCCGACGAACGCGGCCGCAGTGCCTTGCTGGTGGCGGTCTACAGCCGCCATACCGAGGTTGCCAAGGCACTGGTGGCGGCCGGCGCCGATGTCAACCGCAAGGACATGGAATCCAACAGCCCCTTCCTGCTGGCCGCGGCCACCGGGCAGCTTGAGCTGGTGCAGCAGGCACTGGCGCATGGCGCCGATCTCAACAGCACGGACAGCTACGACAACACCGCCCTGATCGCCGCGTGCGAGCATGGCAATACCGAAGTGGTGAAGGTGTTGTTGAAAGCCGGCGTGGCGGTCGACCATATCAATCGCCAGGGCTGGACCGCGTTGCTGGAGACCATCGTCATGGGCGATGGCAGCGCGCGGTATGAAGACACCGTGCAGTTGCTGCTGGATGCGGGCGCGGACGCCAACCTTGCCGACCGGGATGGCACCACCCCGACCCGGCACGCCCGCGAGCGCAGCTACAAGACCATGGTGAAGATGCTGGTGCGCGTGCGCGGGCACTGA
- the trxA gene encoding thioredoxin, producing the protein MSDVTLQNFDADVIETSRHIPVLVDFWAPWCGPCRTLGPMLEKLEGEAASKWRLAKVNVDENQELASHFGVRSIPHVVAFADGQAVDQFIGVLPESGLREFIARVMPDPGRVALRAARDAAGAGDREAARSAFQAALAFDPGFDAARLEYIGFLLDEDALDQAQPEFGMLSPNAAQEDGYAALRTRIEAMRGASDLPDAATLAARVADAPGDLQARLDLARALIAHRQYEPALEQLLAIARTDRTFEDDIGRTAMLSVFKLMSDQPDVVSRYRRLLASALN; encoded by the coding sequence ATGAGCGACGTAACCCTGCAGAATTTTGACGCCGACGTGATCGAGACGTCGCGCCACATCCCCGTGCTGGTGGATTTCTGGGCACCGTGGTGTGGCCCTTGCCGCACCTTGGGGCCGATGCTGGAAAAGCTTGAGGGCGAAGCGGCCAGCAAATGGCGGCTGGCCAAGGTGAACGTGGATGAGAACCAGGAGCTGGCATCGCATTTCGGCGTGCGCAGCATTCCCCACGTGGTGGCGTTCGCCGATGGCCAGGCGGTGGACCAGTTCATCGGCGTGCTGCCGGAATCCGGGCTGCGCGAGTTTATTGCCCGGGTAATGCCCGACCCGGGCAGGGTGGCCCTGCGTGCTGCCCGCGACGCTGCCGGCGCGGGCGACCGCGAGGCGGCCAGGTCGGCGTTCCAGGCGGCACTGGCGTTCGATCCTGGCTTCGATGCCGCTCGCCTTGAATACATCGGCTTCCTGCTGGACGAGGATGCGCTGGACCAGGCCCAGCCGGAGTTCGGCATGTTGTCTCCCAACGCGGCCCAGGAGGACGGCTACGCTGCGCTGCGCACCCGGATCGAGGCCATGCGCGGTGCCTCGGACCTGCCCGACGCGGCGACCCTGGCGGCCCGTGTCGCCGACGCCCCCGGTGACCTGCAGGCGCGGCTGGACCTGGCGCGCGCGCTGATCGCGCATCGGCAATATGAGCCGGCGCTGGAGCAACTGCTGGCCATCGCGCGCACGGATCGCACCTTCGAGGACGATATCGGCCGCACGGCCATGCTGTCGGTATTCAAGCTGATGAGCGACCAGCCCGACGTGGTGTCGCGCTATCGCCGGCTGCTGGCCTCGGCGCTCAATTAA
- a CDS encoding gamma-glutamylcyclotransferase: MAITRQDLETDRLRASLCSTPVASSLLPEEAFERSLRATLDQRPDTPGLAGDVLLFGYGSLIWNPMVIHTDRQLATVHGYHRGFYLYSRINRGTWDDPGLVLALDRGGSCQGVVFRIPHHMIEQEFRLLWRREMLTGAYHPRWLNVKMNGSPRQRALAFVMNRGHEAYAGRLPDDRVVACLRHACGLYGPAREYLQQTLLGLATNGVDDPYLGRLWRRLQDTDATAAQAVSEPA; the protein is encoded by the coding sequence ATGGCCATCACCCGACAAGATCTCGAAACAGATCGGCTGCGTGCTTCTCTTTGCAGCACGCCGGTGGCTTCCTCGCTACTTCCCGAAGAAGCTTTCGAGCGTTCTCTGCGCGCGACGCTGGACCAGCGGCCGGATACGCCTGGGCTGGCCGGCGATGTCCTGCTGTTCGGCTATGGCTCGCTGATCTGGAACCCGATGGTGATACACACGGACCGCCAGCTGGCTACCGTGCATGGCTACCACCGCGGCTTCTACCTGTACTCGCGCATCAACCGCGGCACCTGGGACGACCCGGGCCTGGTGCTCGCGCTGGACCGCGGCGGCTCGTGCCAGGGCGTCGTCTTCCGCATCCCCCATCACATGATCGAGCAGGAATTCCGCCTGCTGTGGCGCCGCGAGATGCTGACCGGCGCCTACCACCCCCGCTGGCTCAATGTGAAGATGAACGGCAGCCCGCGGCAGCGCGCCCTGGCCTTCGTGATGAACCGCGGGCACGAAGCCTATGCCGGACGCTTGCCGGACGACCGCGTGGTGGCCTGCCTGCGCCACGCCTGTGGCCTGTATGGCCCGGCCCGCGAGTACCTGCAACAGACGCTGCTTGGCCTTGCCACCAACGGGGTCGACGATCCCTACCTGGGCCGGCTCTGGCGCCGGCTGCAGGATACGGATGCCACGGCCGCACAGGCTGTCAGCGAACCCGCCTGA
- a CDS encoding AAA family ATPase: MPRLLFFCGHAGTGKTTLAHRLIGPLMQVTGEPFCLLDKDTLYGGYSAAAMGALTGDPNDRDSPTYLKYLRNAEYDGLLDTARENLALGISVIVVGPLSREVRDHLLHDPKWLRVPAGTIVRTLWVHLPEDEAHARIVKRANPNDAYKLAHWDDYRTRRFMPEPAQYPELAYFDNTAPDDAALNALLATLAA; this comes from the coding sequence ATGCCCCGACTGCTCTTCTTCTGCGGCCATGCCGGCACCGGCAAGACCACCCTGGCCCACCGCCTGATCGGCCCACTGATGCAGGTCACCGGCGAGCCGTTCTGCCTGCTCGACAAGGACACGCTCTACGGCGGATACAGCGCCGCGGCAATGGGCGCGCTGACCGGCGACCCGAACGACCGCGACAGCCCGACCTACCTCAAGTACCTGCGCAATGCGGAATATGATGGCCTGCTGGATACCGCGCGGGAGAACCTCGCCCTGGGCATCAGCGTGATCGTGGTGGGCCCGCTATCGCGCGAGGTGCGCGACCACCTGCTGCACGATCCCAAATGGCTGCGCGTGCCCGCCGGCACCATCGTGCGCACCCTGTGGGTGCACCTGCCGGAGGACGAGGCGCATGCGCGCATCGTCAAGCGCGCCAATCCCAACGATGCCTACAAGCTGGCGCACTGGGACGATTACCGCACCCGGCGCTTCATGCCCGAGCCAGCGCAGTACCCCGAGTTGGCCTACTTCGACAATACGGCGCCGGACGACGCCGCGCTGAACGCGCTGCTGGCCACGCTCGCGGCGTAG
- a CDS encoding AsmA family protein, with protein MPLRRKAVLWSVLTPLALIAALVVIILTFDWNRLKPWLNQKVTEAIGRPFAVNGDLTLTWRSAEGETGWHTWVPWPRLSARDITVGNPEWAQEANFATVRELIFVLRPLPLLSHQISITSITVDSPAVWLERLADQRNNWTFVTPTSKAPSPWRLDIGEISLARGDLALNDQAMKIELQARLDTIGDAALYDKTRDGALIAPPESATVGQPGGAGAAGNASQRYGLRWKATGRYNQATINATGKAGTVLSLRDTQAPFPLQADVRVGNTRAVVEGTLTNPAHLGALDMHLQLSGDNMAKLYALTGIVLPSTPPYETRGRLVATLRKGASVYRYDKFSGRVGGSDLNGSLTYTQRQPRALLSGELESKQLRFEDLAPLIGADAKPGQAASDSTVRQPADKALPVAPFRTERWDSIDADVKFTGKRIIRTADLPVTDLVTHLKLDDGVLTLDPLNFGVAGGNLMSSLQLNGKREPLAATIDMKARHLQLKQLFPKFESMRASVGEVNGSAKLSATGNSVAALLGSSNGEAKLLVENGTVSKFLLEAMGLNVGSVVISKLFGDKPVQIHCGVSDFSFTNGVARSRVFVIDTQDAVIDTSGAIDLGSERLALTVRPDSKGLRVFSLRSPLYVGGTLKKPSVSPDIGVLALRAGGVVALALVAPVATAVLPLIDLSTAPDSQCGKLLAEIRKRPTAPPPGQAYRDPKTGKTSRPAGPAPSPDVQAAPAASAPVKPAAPSRPGAPDRPAPGNSLYQGG; from the coding sequence ATGCCCCTGCGCCGCAAGGCCGTTCTCTGGAGTGTACTGACACCGCTGGCGCTGATCGCGGCGCTTGTCGTGATCATTCTGACCTTCGACTGGAATCGCCTCAAGCCGTGGCTGAACCAGAAGGTCACCGAGGCCATCGGCCGGCCCTTTGCCGTCAATGGGGACCTCACCCTGACCTGGCGCAGCGCCGAAGGCGAGACCGGTTGGCACACCTGGGTCCCCTGGCCACGCCTGTCTGCCCGGGACATCACCGTCGGCAACCCGGAATGGGCACAGGAGGCCAACTTTGCCACCGTGCGCGAATTGATCTTCGTGCTACGCCCGCTGCCCCTGCTCTCCCACCAGATCTCGATCACCAGCATTACCGTCGACAGCCCGGCGGTCTGGCTGGAGCGGCTGGCCGACCAGCGCAACAACTGGACCTTCGTCACGCCCACCAGCAAGGCGCCATCGCCATGGCGGCTCGACATCGGCGAGATCTCGCTGGCGCGTGGCGACCTGGCGCTGAACGACCAGGCAATGAAGATTGAGCTGCAGGCGCGCCTGGACACCATCGGCGACGCCGCCCTCTATGACAAGACCCGCGACGGCGCCCTGATCGCGCCCCCGGAATCCGCCACGGTTGGCCAGCCCGGCGGCGCTGGCGCCGCCGGCAACGCCAGCCAGCGCTATGGCCTGCGCTGGAAGGCCACGGGACGCTACAACCAGGCCACCATCAACGCCACCGGCAAGGCCGGCACCGTGCTGAGCCTGCGCGACACCCAGGCCCCCTTCCCGCTGCAGGCCGATGTGCGGGTGGGCAACACCCGCGCGGTCGTGGAGGGCACGCTGACCAACCCCGCCCACCTGGGCGCGCTCGACATGCACCTGCAGCTGTCCGGCGACAATATGGCCAAGCTGTACGCGCTGACCGGCATCGTGCTGCCGAGCACCCCGCCCTACGAGACCCGCGGCCGGCTGGTTGCCACCTTGCGCAAAGGTGCTTCCGTGTACCGGTACGACAAGTTTTCCGGACGCGTCGGTGGCAGCGACCTGAACGGCTCGCTCACCTACACGCAGCGCCAGCCACGCGCCCTGCTGTCGGGCGAACTGGAATCGAAGCAACTGCGTTTCGAGGACCTGGCCCCGCTGATCGGTGCGGACGCCAAGCCCGGGCAGGCGGCATCCGACAGCACAGTGCGCCAGCCCGCCGACAAGGCGCTGCCAGTGGCGCCGTTCCGCACCGAGCGCTGGGACAGCATCGACGCCGACGTGAAGTTCACCGGCAAGCGCATCATCCGCACCGCCGACCTGCCGGTCACCGACCTCGTCACCCACCTCAAGCTCGATGACGGCGTGCTGACGCTGGACCCGCTGAACTTTGGCGTGGCAGGCGGCAACCTGATGTCGTCGCTGCAGCTCAACGGCAAGCGCGAGCCGCTCGCCGCCACCATCGACATGAAAGCGCGCCACCTCCAGCTCAAGCAACTGTTCCCGAAGTTCGAGTCGATGCGCGCCAGCGTGGGTGAGGTCAACGGCAGCGCCAAGCTGAGCGCCACCGGCAACTCGGTGGCGGCCTTGTTGGGCTCGTCCAATGGCGAGGCCAAGCTGCTGGTGGAAAACGGCACGGTCAGCAAGTTCCTGCTCGAGGCGATGGGCCTGAACGTGGGCAGCGTGGTGATCTCCAAGCTGTTCGGTGACAAGCCGGTGCAGATCCATTGCGGCGTCAGCGATTTCAGCTTCACCAACGGCGTGGCGCGCTCGCGCGTCTTCGTCATCGACACCCAGGACGCCGTGATCGACACCAGCGGTGCCATCGACCTTGGCAGCGAGCGGCTAGCGCTCACCGTGCGGCCGGATTCCAAGGGACTGCGCGTCTTCTCGCTGCGCTCGCCGCTCTATGTGGGCGGCACGCTGAAGAAGCCCTCGGTCAGCCCGGACATCGGCGTGCTGGCCTTGCGCGCCGGCGGCGTGGTGGCACTGGCGCTGGTCGCGCCGGTGGCCACGGCAGTCCTGCCCCTGATCGATCTATCGACTGCGCCCGACAGCCAGTGCGGCAAGCTGCTCGCGGAGATTCGCAAGCGCCCGACCGCGCCGCCGCCAGGGCAGGCCTACCGCGACCCGAAGACCGGCAAGACCAGCCGGCCGGCCGGCCCTGCCCCTTCGCCGGACGTGCAGGCCGCGCCGGCCGCCTCGGCACCGGTCAAGCCCGCTGCACCGTCGCGCCCCGGCGCACCCGATCGGCCAGCGCCAGGCAATTCGCTCTATCAGGGCGGCTGA
- a CDS encoding cupin domain-containing protein, protein MTASPPRLIDFQTDPEPLPSHDRPRPERLVAGNPDRTTWTHYSASQGDFDCGIWACEPGAWRIAFPAGKEEFFHVISGRLRISDDAGNAHEFGPGDACVIPAGFTGLFEVLEPVRKHFVVLDRAAADAI, encoded by the coding sequence GTGACTGCCTCCCCGCCCCGCCTGATCGACTTCCAGACCGACCCCGAACCGCTTCCGAGCCACGATCGCCCACGCCCGGAACGGCTGGTTGCCGGCAACCCGGACCGCACCACCTGGACGCACTACAGCGCCAGCCAGGGCGATTTCGATTGCGGCATCTGGGCTTGCGAGCCGGGCGCGTGGCGCATTGCGTTTCCGGCTGGCAAGGAGGAGTTTTTCCATGTCATCAGCGGCCGCCTGCGCATCAGCGACGACGCGGGAAACGCCCATGAATTCGGGCCCGGCGACGCCTGCGTGATCCCAGCCGGCTTCACCGGCCTGTTCGAGGTGCTCGAACCGGTGCGCAAGCACTTTGTCGTGCTGGACCGGGCTGCCGCCGACGCAATTTAG
- the tcdA gene encoding tRNA cyclic N6-threonylcarbamoyladenosine(37) synthase TcdA, with amino-acid sequence MSNSVPATSTQPEPELAQLPPALTHESPEDDDYHRRFGGVARLYGAAGLARLEAASVCVVGIGGVGSWAAEALARNAVGRVTLIDLDHIAVSNTNRQIHALGDAYGRAKVQAMAERMVQINPRCRVTEVDDFVTPENLVELLDGHDYIIDAIDSVKVKIAMLGWARRVGRRIITCGGAGGQLDPTRIRVVDFSRTVQDPLLAKVRSTLRKDWGWPRNPKRKFGIDAVFSDEPLRYPEPEQQSCEIDEAPQAAPGASAGPQGLACAGFGSSVAVTAVFGMVAASSVLAALTAPDVSTAPE; translated from the coding sequence ATGAGCAACTCCGTCCCCGCAACCTCCACCCAGCCGGAACCGGAGCTGGCGCAACTGCCGCCGGCCCTTACCCACGAGAGCCCGGAGGATGACGACTACCACCGGCGCTTCGGTGGCGTGGCGCGCCTGTATGGAGCGGCGGGCCTGGCGCGGCTGGAGGCGGCCAGCGTTTGCGTGGTCGGCATCGGCGGGGTGGGCAGCTGGGCAGCCGAGGCGCTGGCGCGCAATGCGGTCGGCCGTGTCACGCTGATCGATCTGGACCATATCGCGGTGTCCAATACCAACCGCCAGATCCACGCGCTGGGCGACGCCTATGGCCGCGCCAAGGTGCAGGCCATGGCGGAGCGCATGGTGCAGATCAACCCGCGCTGCCGGGTGACCGAGGTGGACGATTTCGTGACCCCGGAGAATCTGGTCGAACTGCTCGACGGGCACGACTACATCATTGATGCGATCGACTCGGTCAAGGTCAAGATCGCCATGCTGGGCTGGGCACGCCGCGTGGGCCGGCGCATCATCACCTGCGGCGGCGCCGGCGGCCAGCTCGACCCGACCCGCATCCGCGTGGTGGATTTCTCCCGCACCGTGCAGGATCCGCTGCTGGCCAAGGTGCGCTCCACCCTGCGCAAGGACTGGGGCTGGCCGCGCAACCCCAAGCGCAAGTTCGGCATCGACGCGGTCTTCTCCGACGAGCCGCTGCGCTATCCGGAGCCCGAGCAGCAGTCCTGCGAGATCGACGAGGCCCCGCAAGCCGCGCCAGGCGCCTCGGCCGGCCCGCAGGGGCTGGCCTGCGCCGGCTTCGGCTCCTCGGTGGCGGTCACCGCGGTGTTCGGCATGGTGGCGGCGTCCAGCGTGCTGGCCGCCCTCACGGCGCCGGACGTTTCCACGGCGCCGGAATGA
- a CDS encoding bacteriohemerythrin: MTDSSLTGTATLAPDLLLGEPVTDATHAEFVQLLDAATRADDAGFLAALDAWIDHTRHHFGQEEAWMEAMAFGPQHCHRGEHEQVLAVAGAVRDKVAEGDLALGRRLLSELPGWFDQHVKGMDAMMVNHMRENGFSLIEAPPEQAGQMA; encoded by the coding sequence ATGACCGATTCCTCTTTGACCGGCACCGCCACGCTGGCCCCCGACCTGCTGCTGGGCGAGCCGGTCACCGATGCCACCCACGCCGAATTCGTCCAACTGCTGGACGCCGCCACGCGCGCCGACGATGCGGGCTTCCTGGCAGCCCTGGACGCGTGGATCGACCATACCCGCCATCATTTCGGCCAGGAGGAAGCGTGGATGGAGGCGATGGCCTTCGGCCCGCAGCATTGCCACCGCGGCGAGCACGAGCAGGTGCTGGCGGTGGCCGGCGCGGTGCGCGACAAGGTGGCCGAGGGCGACCTGGCGCTGGGCCGACGGCTCTTGTCGGAGTTGCCCGGCTGGTTCGACCAGCATGTGAAGGGGATGGACGCGATGATGGTCAACCACATGCGCGAGAACGGCTTCAGCCTGATCGAGGCGCCGCCGGAGCAGGCGGGCCAGATGGCCTAG
- a CDS encoding FKBP-type peptidyl-prolyl cis-trans isomerase: MNTTPSGLQFEDTVTGEGAEATAGKHVTVHYTGWLYENEQAGRKFDSSKDRNDPFVFPLGAGHVIRGWDEGVQGMKVGGTRRLVIPAELGYGARGAGGVIPPNATLLFEVELLAV, encoded by the coding sequence ATGAATACCACTCCCTCCGGCCTGCAATTTGAAGACACCGTCACCGGCGAAGGCGCCGAAGCCACGGCAGGCAAGCATGTCACGGTGCACTACACCGGCTGGCTCTACGAGAACGAGCAAGCCGGCCGCAAGTTCGACTCGAGCAAGGACCGCAACGACCCGTTCGTGTTCCCGCTGGGCGCCGGCCACGTCATCCGCGGCTGGGATGAAGGCGTGCAAGGCATGAAGGTTGGCGGCACCCGCCGCCTGGTGATCCCGGCCGAGCTGGGCTACGGCGCGCGCGGCGCGGGCGGCGTGATCCCGCCCAACGCCACGCTGCTGTTCGAAGTGGAACTGCTGGCAGTCTGA